Genomic DNA from Nitratidesulfovibrio vulgaris str. Hildenborough:
TTGCTTACTTCGTAGATGAACTGGAGCTGCTCTCGGGCGCCAGCGCTGCTGCCGGTGACGGTGGTATAGGCACGGTTCAGCCTGTCGGCCTGCATTGCGGCATCGAAGCAGGCCTTAGCTGCTGCACCGGCAGCAAGCCCGATAGCCGCCACGTAGGGTACGGCCGACATGGCCGCGCTCCCCAGCATTCGAGCACCACCTGTAACGTCGCCGCTCTTGATGCGGAATGACGCGAGCTCCATCGTGGACATGCCCGCGGCCTTACCAAGTGAAGAGAAGGCGCGCTCGGCTTCATTGATGGCCTTTTGTTCTAGAACTCGCTGCTGCAGTTGGCGGAGCCCGACCTCGGACAAGCCAGTGATCTTTGTCAGTGCTCCGAGTTCGGCTCCAAGCTTGGAGAAGTCGGTGCCCACTGCGGACGCTCGTCGCCCGACTTTCGAGAGATTATCCGTTAAGCCAGCAAGTGCGCTTTCAGCCTGCTTCGGTGAGATGGCACTATTCATGGCGTCAGCGATACCCGCAGCTTCCTGGCGGACAATCACTTTCGCGGCATTCAGATCTTGTTTGAGCTGTGAGTAGTCGCCGCTGATGACAACGGATACTCCGGGAATGCGCATCGTGCCTCCAACTGGAGGCAATCGCGTAGGGTGTGGGGGATAATGGGTGTGTCAGGCTCTGTTTGGGGCATCACCGTGTTCCAAGCGAAGTCCCTTCATGAACAAGCCGTCTGGGGAGGCGTTGTTGACCGTGTGTATTTCTGTGTGTATATTCTACGCGTAAGGAGGCTGAATGAAACGTTCAGACATCCTTAGGGCTCTTCAACGCGCAGGCCTCGTGCTTGACGAGGGTGGCAAACACACCAAGGTTTACACACCTGATGGAAGATTTGTCGCAACCGTTCCTCGCCACAAGGAAATCAAAGATTTTCTTGCCAAGAGGATTGCGGAACAGACTGGCGTGAAGTTGCTCTAGACCGCGGGAGGGGCTCGCCCCTCCCCATTAGCCCAGAGGAGAGATGGTATGCTGTGTTATTTTGCAGCCTTTACGCCGGTCAAAGAGGGCGGTTTTGCAGTCCACTTCCCAGATATTCCCGAGGCTCTTACCCAGGGCGAAACCTTCCAGGAGTGCCTTGAGAACGCTGAGGATGTACTGTCGGAGGCTATTTCCGAGTACGCTGCTGCTCGCAAGCCCTTACCGACGCCAAGTACCTTACAGGAGGCGAAGGCCTACGCGGAACGGAATGACGCTGGGGCAGGGGAGTCTTTTCTGCAGCTTGTCCAAGCTCCCGGAACGGATACGACTCCTGTGCGAATCAATGTCAGTATTCCAAAGTATGTGCTTGAGCGCATAGACCGCAAGGCAAAGGCGCTCGGCATGAACCGGTCGCGCTTTTTGTCCGAAGCTGCGTTGCGGTGCGCAGTCTGACACCACCCCACAGGGCCGGGATAACCTCCCGGCCCTCTTCGTTTCCACCCACACCCTATTCGATTGCCAATGATCTTACGGCTGGACACCGCTTTTCTTGTCGTTCCACTGCTCCATGAGCAGGGGAAACACTTCAGACTCAAGGCGTAGGCACCGGTCCATGTCGTCCCGAGTGCCGCCGTATGCATCAACGACCTGCGCCACGTCGGTAGCGCGCAGTTTTTGCGGTACCACCCCGCCCATACCGACCGACAGCATGGGCCGGTTGAACTCGTGGAGGGTGGCCCAGACCTTCCACGCACACCTATTCTCAAACGCCAGCTCCGGGCGCGGACACTCGGCACAGGGTGGGGCCCCGTCCCATGCCTCGGTGCAATCCTCACAGCTAGTGCCCGTGAGTTGCCACCGCGCCCAGTCGATCAGTTTTTTTCAAGAGCCTGTGCCGCGGCGTCGGTCTGCTCAATGAGCCTGTCCAGCAGGCCGTTGACTAAGCGCGCGAACACGAGGCTTTCACGCATGAGTGTGGCCTTGTTCTCTGCGTTACAGGGGATGGCCTTGCCGTGCTCGTCTTCGATGCCGTCCCAATCCATGATCGAGTAGTCCCAGATCAATTCGGACCGGCGAGCTTCGTCCACTTCGACATCAACGGAGCGAACACCGCGCTTCCACACTTCGCGCTTGTTGGTCGTAGCGCTGTATATTTCGTCGAGGGCCGCGCCGTTGCACAGGCGTATGGTGAGACGGGCGCCATCACCTATGTCGAAGGTCGTACCGGGGTTCAGATTGGAAAGGTTGAATTTCATGGAGCCTCCTATTTCCATGTCAGGGTGATGGAGTCTTCACCTTCGGTGCCGAGGGCTGTGTAGTCGATGGACACATCAAGAGTCGGGGCGTTGGCACTGACCTTGGGCACCTGCAGCTTGCAGCGAGGCATATCGATTTGGAGCTTCTTCCCTGCCGTGTCCCCGACGATCAGGGAGATTGCCTGTTCACTGCCAGCGATGCCGTCCATGAACTGCGCCATGTCATTCTGGCGGAAGTAGCTGGAGAGACTGCCGGTCACGCTTCGATTGTTCTCTGCGTAATCGGTGGGGTAGCCGTTTGTGGTGATTTCATCGTCCAGCATCTTCACCTTGTCGTCGTAGCTCAGCGAAAGCTCCTTGATGCTCTTGGTGATGCCGCCGATGGTGAGGCTGGTCTTACGTGATTCGAGTGGCGCCCCCACGGAGGTTCCTGCAGGGAGGTATCCTTCGATGATGTCGTCCTGCGTCCATCCTCCGGCCCCGACGCCCGTAGAGAGGGTCAGGGTGTTGGTGATCGTGTTCACTGCCGTTACGGTGTATCCATTCACGCCTTTGTCGGCTTTGGTGGCGTTCCAGATCACAGCACCCACGGTGTACTTCTTGGCATCGTAGACCTGCACAGAGGTTGCGTCGGCGGTTGCAGTCGTCTTGACTGCATCACGCCCGGCCCAGCCCATCTGCATGAAGCTCCCGCCCACTTCGAAAAGAACCGCTCCCTTGTTCTTGGCCGACAGCCGAAGAGTCTCCGCCACCGCCCCGAGTGCGAAGAACACCGTGTGCCCGCGCTTGGCAAAGAGCGAGAAGGACGGTTTGGACATCGCGGGGCTGTAGACCACTGCGGATCCTCCGCTGACAGCCTTGCTCCCAAGGAGCGACTCAAACAGTACGTCACCCATGGGGACACTGCCTGCGGTCCCATCAGGGCGGGCGTAAATGGGAATCGAGAACGTGCCAGCGAGCATGGCATCCTGGAACTGTGCCAGAACGTCGCGGCTGTTCTTGATCTCTTCCGAGTTGGTGAAGCTCGGGTTTTGGCTCAAATCGACGTATCCGGCAGGGATGATGAGCGGCGCGGCGGCGGCAGGGAAAGCCATTGCCCCGCGCATTGTCTCTTTGACCGCGAAAACGGTCTGCTGCCGTGCGGCGCCGATGATGTTGGTGGGAGCAGGCATGATGCATCCTCCTAAAGTTTGGCGATCCAAATTTCGTAGGTGATATGGTAGAGCCACAACCCGCCATCACGAACGCGGGTCGCGTGTGTTCTCTCCATGCCGAGGTTGTTAGGGGTCCCGACCCCCGGCAAGTCACAGTCGTCATAGAGGGCAATCAGAGCAGAGCGGATTCTTTCCGCTTCTTCTGCACTGGAACGGTTGCTCACGATGGAGAATTGGACCTCGCAGCGGTCGGCAAACGGTGTGGAGACGTCGCTGACGAGAGTCATGACGATGTAGGGCATCGCTGCGCGTTCGGGAGCCTCGGTGTCGTAGAGCCTGCCTTGTACGGATGCCCACAGGGGGGTGTGCGGCATCGCTGCGAACCGCGCGTAGATGGACTGCATCAGCGCTTGCATGGCTATCCTTCCCATCCGAAGGCGTCGGGCATGCCGAAATCGGCATGTGCCCCACCTCCCGCCGCGAAGCCTGCCATGCGGCGAGCCATGACCTTGGCAAGGGCCGGACGCAGGAACGGGCAAGCCGGCATGGCACGCACTTCCTTGGCGAAGATCAGCCCTCCATCGGAAGCCCAGACTCCATCGAGGAACATCCGCCCCTGTTTGGTGCTTTTGCGTGGGCCCTGCGTCCCAAACTCGACGAGATGCGCATGGGGTGCCGTAGCAGCTACGACAAGGACTCTTTCACCGTCGTCACCTCGCTCTCTCTTGATCTTGATGGACTTGCGCAGCGTTCCCGTTTTGTCGGCGAACGCGGACGATGCTCTGGCCTCGTTCCGTACTTCAGCGGCGATGGCCTCAAGCTGGGCTTCGGCGTATGCGCTGAATTCCCTCCAGTCGATGCTGGCCGGGAGGCTGATATCGACTTCTGCCCTGATGAACGAGTTGCGCCTACGCATCGATGGACCTCTCAACGCACATGAGGTGCAGGTCCTGCCTCCGTTCGTTGGGGCACAGCACTGCATCGATTTGAAAGATCCTTGTTCCGACCTGGATTCGCATGTCGGGCGTTATTCCTTCCCGGAATCGGATTCGCACGCGGTGTGAGACATCACTTTGGGCCTGCTTGGCGGCCATGTAGGCTTTGCCTGTTAACGGCTGCACCTCTGCCCAAAGGGTGTCCACGTCGACCCACGAATCGGAACCGCCTCCCATGCCGTCAGGGGTGCGAACCATCCTCTGCAAGGTAATCCTATGGCGAAGCGAACCGGCTCCCATCAGATGCCCCCAGGAATGATGAAAGGGTCGAGCAGGGCGTCTACGAATGTCCGAGGCATCTCGCCGATGACATGTCCCACGGCATAGGCTTCACGCTGTTCGTACATGGTTCCGATGCGCACGAGCATCCATTGCGTGATGGGGGCGGGGACTTCCGGCCAACCAGCCTTGACCGTCATGCAGACATTCCCCCGTGGGAAGTCGGAACCCGGCGTCACGGTTGCCAGCATCGGCCTCTCGTTCACGGAAACCCCTGAAGGGGTGAAGGTGTAACGCGAGGTGTCGACCCTGTTGCCCTCGACGCGTACCTCCGTGAGTTCAGTGCAGGGGGACAAGGGGAATGTGTACGGCCCGGTAATCCCGCCATCCACGACGACATCCCACAGTGATTCGCAGACAACACGGCCGATGAGGCCTTCGGCTTGCTGGCGTGCGGCGCTGATGAGTCCCATCAAAAGCGCGTCATCTTGCGAGCCATCGACACGGCAATGCGTTTTGACGTGCTCTAGTGTGACTGGCTCTGCTGTGGCTGGTCTGATGCAGCGGATGGAGATCATGGGCTAGGCCTCGGCCTTCTCTGGAGGCATCCCTATGCAAATGGGCTCAGGGATATCCTCCTCGAATACGTCCTTTTCGCGAGCTTCCGTGTCCGCAGCGCCATCACGCGCCAGTACCTCAATGATGTTGGCCGGGCCCACGAAGAACTGTCCTGACCGCACAGGATAGCCAAATTCGTGCAGGTCGATGAGAGCTCGGGCTTTGGTCAGTTCTTGTGAAGCCTCTGGGGCCTGCTGCTGTGCAGTGGAGGCGGGGTCGTTTTTCTTCGACATGGCGATCTCCTGTGGCAGGGGCGGGGTGAACCCGCCCCTTGGTGGTTAGGTGGCGGAGTTTTGGTAGAACTTGATGGCGTTGGTGTCCGTATTGACGCCGCCAGACCTGCAGAATGCGAGGAAGCCGATCTGCCCCTTTTTCATGAAGGCGGAGTCGGTGAATCGGTACATCTCCACCGACATGGCATCCCGGATGGTGTAGGCCTTGAGGTGGCCAAAGAGGATGGACTTGGCGTTGGCAGCCATGACCGCCATGTTCTGGTTGATGGCGTATCCGTAGCCGAGGATGGTGGCGGGAGCCGAGCCTGCCACATCAGGCATCCAGAGCGGGCGGCCATCCCCATCTTTCAGCTTCTTGACGGCCTTCAGGGTGAGGTCGTGGAACATCCAGCGAGCGCCCAAGGCCCGGTATGCCGGGTCAACACTGTGCTCAAGGTCCACGAGGTCATCGTAGGTCACCGTGGCAGCCTGTCCGGTGGCCCCGACCTTGCCGGCCGAGATGTCCTTCAAGATGCCAGAGGGCTGTCCCGTGCCGGTGCCGAGGGTGAACATGCGGTTCTGGATGCGTGCAACACGAGTGGCAATGCGGCTGCGGATGAACGCTTCGATGTCGACGCCGCTGTCTTGCAGGAGTTCGATGGGGACGGCGATGGTCTTCGACGAGAACTTGTACACGGGCAGGCCTACGGTGCCGAAGCTGGCATCCGCATCGCTTGCCGCTGCGTTCTGATCGACGATCTCGCCTTCTTCACTGGTGCCGTCGCTGGTCGGGTAGTTCAGCGGCGCTCCGGATGCCGTGGTGATGATGGTGGCCACGTCCCGCATGCCGCCGAAGGCCTTCAAGGCTTCAATGATCGAGGTGGCCGTTTCGCGCGGGACAGTGTACCCGCCCTCGGAATCGGTGGTGGTGCTCATGGTGTTGAGCACACGGAAGTCATCCTCGGAAAGGGCTCTGTCTCCGCCTCGAAGCCATTTGGCGTAAATCGCGGCAGCGGGATTGGCAGTGTCTTTGGCCTTGCGTGCCGCCGCATCAGTGACGTCGGAGATGATGCATGCATCGGCTGCCAGGGCGACGGCCTTTTCGTGGCGTGCGATGGCCTCATCCAAGTCGGTGATGTCGGCAGCGAGAGCATCCAGCTTGGTCTTGATATCGTCGGGCAGCTTGCCGGGGTTTTGGTCGAGGATGTTGCGGTACTCCCGCGCCTTAGCCGTGCGCTCTTCGCGCAGAGACTGGATGGACATAGCAAAACGCTCCTGTGCGTCGGAACGCCGGGCCATGTCGGGCGGGCGAGTGGGGTGAGTGGTGCGGGCGGGCCAGAGGCCGGACCGAAAAGGACTACTGGAGAAGCGACCTCATGAGGCCGACGATGTGGCGGAATGTGTCGGGGAACCGGGTGCGCACAGCGTCTAGCATGCGCGCATACTCCATGATCTTTTCGTCGCAGGTCATGCGGTCACCTCATGGAAGCGGGCTATGCGTTCGTAATGGTCGCGCTCGCACGAGTCAGGGGTGTCATCGGTATCTGCATCGAGCACGTTGTCATCGACGACAGGAGCCTTTGCGTACACGCCAAGGTTCCAATTGGCCTGTGCTTTCGGTGCGGACTCCTCAATGGAGTCCGCAAGGCCCGCCTCGACAGCCTCTTGCGCAGTAAACCACGTCTCGGCAGCCATCATTTCTGCCATGTCGGATACGGATTTGCCGCATTTCTGCGAGTACGTCTCGGCAAGCGTCCCGTCGAGTTTCTCGAGCAGGGATGCAGTCTGTATCAGGTCGTCACTGTTGCCAGCCGTGAACACCCAGGCCTTGTGGATCATCATGAATGCGCCGGGGGCCATCAACACATCGTCACAGGCGATTGCAACGAAAGACGCGGCAGAGGCGGCATAGCCATCAACGTGCGCGATGACCTTGGCGGGGTGCCCCTTGATTGCGGCCTCCATGCATCGGGCAGCGAACACCTCCCCGCCGGGAGAGTTGATGCGCAAGTGGATGGTGCTGGCCGTGATCGCATTGAGCTCACGCACGAAGGCTTCGGCTGACACCCCTCCCCAATAGTCGTCGGTGACGATCACATCATAGAGGTAGATCGTCGCTTCTTCGCCGTTGGCTTCGGCTCTCATCGGTTTTCGCGCGGACGCTTTGGCATTGTCGCGCAGCAGGCGTAGCACATTAGGCATCGGCCTTTCCTCCTCGCGTCTCTGCGGGACGCTGCATGGTGTCGCCTCCTGCTATGGGGGGCAGCCCTTCGGCAGATCGGATTTCGTTCACGGTCATGAATCCAGGCTCCTGCATCGAGCCACGAGCCGTACGATAGTATTCGCCACGGGTCTTCGTGTCACCGCGGGTGAGTTCTGATTCGTCGAACTCCGCGAAGTGACCGTCACCCCGGAAAATCTTGACCTCCAGTTCTTGTTCAAATGCCGTCAGATGGTCGTTGAGCGTGAAGGTCGTGAACCAACGGGCCATCTGTTCGACTCCGGCCCCCCACGATGACGTCTTTTCTGTCTCTCCGACCATCACCGGCGGCACACCGAAGAACCTGCAGATGTCGATCACGCTGAACTGGCGCGACTGGATGAGTTGGGCGTCATCGGCGGTCATTGACAACTGCTTGGCCTCGCCGCCTTCTGTCAGTACGAGCGGCTTATGATGGTTATGAGCCCCGGCGTACCGCTCGCTGATGTGTGCGCGAATCATCTCGACGGCTTCGGGTGTCATCTTTGCGGGGTATTGCAACGCGAAGGCTGACTGCATCCCGTTTGCGAAGAAGGCTGCGCTGGACTTCTCAGCGGCGAGACCAAGGCCGATGCCCTGAGCTGCTGCCGAAATGGTGGACAATCCCCGTTTGCCGTCCCATCCGACGTTGGGGATATGCAGCATGTCGTCTTGGTCGATCATGGACTGCGCACCGTCTTCCCAAGTCACGCGATAGAATAGACGGTTGCGCTCGACGCCGGGCAGCTTGTCCAAGCCGAGCTCCCAAGCCCAATAGATGGCTACGTTGCGTGGGTCGATGGGGTACAAGGCAACAGGATCCCCTGACCGGGTTCGAATGACATGGGCGTACGCATTCCCCTGCAACACCTTCGATTGCGCCAGAAACCGCCAGAACGTGGCTGCCGTCATAAAACGGTTGGGCCTGACGCGCAGCATGCTGGCTATGGTGTGTCCTGGGGCAATCTCTCTACCGTCATCGCGGCGTCGACGGTAGATTTTGACGGGAGCGGAGGCAATCGCCCCTCCGATTAGCCGAACGCAGGCGAATACGGCAGAGAAACGCATCGCTGTAGACTCGTTCACGATAACCCCGGAAGCTACACGACTGCCTCCAAAGGTTTCAAACCATGAGTCGGCGTCAGCGAGGTTCAACGATGCTGCGTTTTTCGGTGACACTTCTTTGCGCCCCAAGATACGATCGAGCCATCCCATCAGAGCACCACAAACCCTTGCGTAATGGTTCCGTCATCCACAGGGGCGGCAAGTGCTCGGCCCATGGCCATAATGGCCGCCACAGCACCGTCGATCTTGTATTCTGCCCGATCCTTGCGTGGGAACACGTTGTCTTTGGCATCGGTATGGCAAACCACGTTCGATATGCACCACGTCAGTACAGGGTTGCCGTTGTGATGCAGCTTGCCGGAAGCCACCAACGCTTCGAGTTGCTTCATGGGCTCGCTGAAGTTCTTCACCGTGGCCCCGAACTCGACCATCGGGATGCCTTCATCGGCCAAGTGGGTGACAAGCTGGGCCGCTTGGAAGGGGTCATATGGCATCTCTATGGGGGTAAGGAGCTTGGCCCGCTCTTTGATGCGCTCCTCTATGGCATCGTAGTCCACCATGCCGCCATCCGTGAGGGTGATCCATCCTGCGGTAGACCAACCTCGATAGATGTCGGCGTTCACTACGGATTCGAGTGCGTCGGTTGGCAGCCAGAAGTCTGCAAACAGATAGAAGTGCTCTCCGCGCTTGAAGAGATACGCGGCAGCGTTCAGGTCTAGTTTGCTTGCGAGGTCGAGAGCGAACCAGCACGGCTCCCCGGCGAAGTCTTCAATACGAAGCTCGGCATCGGCCTGCCGCTCCCACGTGGCCATGTTCATCCATGCACTTCGGGCATTACACCAGACGTTCAGGTGCTTGGTCTTGAACGTATTCTGCTTGCTTGGATTCTGAATGGCTTTACGCAACTGCGATTGCAGGTAGTCCGCACGTACCGACACCCCATAGTTAGGGTTCGCCTTGCGCAAGGACTCCTCACTCTGCCAGTCGTCACCATCGTCTATCGTGTAGATGATGCCGAAGAGTTCATTGTCTTGCAGGGTGTTATCCAGAACCTTCTGGACTCGCAGCCTCATGTCATAACACGGCCCGCCCAGATTGAAGCCTGCGGTCGTGATAACAACCATGAGAGGTTGGGACCGGGCCCCCATGCCGGTGATCATCGTGTCGTAGAGCCGGGGACCGTCGTGTTCATGGTATTCGTCGACGATGGCGCAGTGGGGTGATGCGCCGTCGCCGGGATCGCCAATCAATGGTTCAAATTTGCTGGCTGTTCGGAGGATGTTCATGTTCTTTGCGCGAACATCCACTCCATAGTGATCCGTGAAGCCTTCGGCGCGAAGAGCCATGAGCCGAGCAGGGCCGTAGACCTCCCAAGCCTGTTTCTCCGTGGTTGCCCCGCTGTACACCTCGGCGCCTTCTTCGCCGTCCTCGGTGAGCATGTAGAGTCCGAGCGGCGCGACAAAGCAGGACTTGCCGTTCTTGCGAGGAATCTCCTCATATGCCTCTCGAAAGCGCCGGAGCCCGTCTGCAGTCCTTTTCCAACCAAAGAGAGTGGTATCGATGAAGCATTGCCATGGTTCAAGGTGCAGCTTCTCGCGTTGGCGGGCCCATATGCCTTTGACATGGGGCATGAGCTCCTTGAATCGGCATATCCGCTCTGCGGCGTTGCGGTCGAAGTAGTAGGGGGCGTCTTTCACTCCGTCCCATCGCGTCAGGTCGTCGAGTTGCCGTTTACAGGCTAGCCGTACCCACTTGCACGCGAGCGTACGCCCGGCGACAACATCTCTGGCGTATTGCAAGCCAGCGTCAACGTGAGGATGGGAGGATTCTTTACTGACCTTTGCCATGGGGCTACCCGAGGGCTGCGAAGCCCTGCTTATTCTTTTCCCGGTTGCCTGCAGCCGCCACTCTTGTACGGCTGCTTGGCGTCATGCCGAATTCGGTCAAGAACTTGTGCATCAGCAAGGCAGCACTGTTGGCAATGCCTACAAGCGGATGCTGGATGGTCGTACCGTTCGCCGTCACGGTCGTAAGGCGAGGGTTGTCAGGGTCGGCGTAAATTTGTGCTTCTGCTTCTGACCATCTCCCGTACGCCTGGCAGTATGCGGCGAGCGCTGCGCGGTCGATGTTGGAGAGGAGGCCAAGCCGATGCAGTTCATCCGTAATGCGGCCCCATTCCATCAGGGCTTCGCGCGAAAGGTGGCGAGGAGCAGAGGGAATCTCAGGGTTTGGGCGCGCTTCATGAGGGTTCATGCGACACTTTTGGTCGGTGCCTCGAAGAACCTTGAGGTTAGAAGGAATTGGTTTGCGCCCTGCCATAACGAGTTCTGACCCCCCCTTTCATTTTGCACGCGTAAGAATCGAAGCCCGACATCGGTCTATCCCGGCCAAAGTACAAAGAATCACCTCCCCCCACCCCTGATGCCGCGGAGCCCGCCGTCCTGCTGTGCGGTCTTGCGGCTATGGCAGGCATGGCAGAGGGGCTGGAGGTTTGCGCGATCGTCTGTGCCTCCCTGCGCGCGGCTGACGATGTGGTCGACATCCGTGGCGGCGGTGATGCGGCCCTGTGCAGCGCAGGCACGGCAAAGCGGCTCCTCGCGTAGCACCTGCGCGCGAAGCGCGCGCCATGCACTTCCGTAGCCTCGGGATGCCGCGTTGCCTCTCGTTCGATCATGGGCACGCTGTGCCGTGCGCTGTTCTTTCTTGGCGCACTCGGCATGATGAGGGCATAGGCCCGAAGGGTCTCTGGTGAGGGCTGTGCAGCCAGCGTGGCGGCAGATGCGCAGAGGACGTGCAGGCATGTTGTTCTCCCTGAATGGGCTACCGGCCCCATATGAGCGGCCACAGTTTGGACGCTAGCCCACCGGCGACTCCGGCGGCTGCCATGAGCGCGGTGAGCACCAGTTTGCCGCCCTTGCGCTGCTGTTCGGCGTCTTCGAGGGCACTAACGCGTACGTCCAAGGCATCGATACGCTGGCCCCTGATGACGCACCGCTCGGCAAGCATGGCCTTGATGACGGCGATGTCGGCCTCTATGCGGGCCAGCCTTTGTTCTTCAGTCACGGTCATATCCCCAGCCCGAGCATCCCCAGCAGGATGCGACCGATGAGGGCCATATCGTCAGAGGCATAGCCGAACCACCCCACTGACGGGAAAAGCGCCACGAGAATGGGGCGCACGATGACCTGCCAAGCCAGCGCAACGCCGCACAGCAGCCCCACCACCGACCGCCACGAGCGGACGAATCCGATGACGCCCCCCTGCGACGACTGCACTTCGGCGGTGTTGGTCGCCTGCTGGCCCATGAGCCGCTCGTGCTCCTGCTGCCGTTCGGCGCGGCGATTGGGCAGCATGTCGGCCACACGGTCGACCACGCGGCCCGCAAGCCCTCCGGTGAGCATGTCGAGCCAGCCCATCACGCCCGCCCGAGGGCCATGTCGCAGCCCCGGCCCACCGTCGCGGAGTCGTAGGGGTGCTGGCCGTT
This window encodes:
- a CDS encoding HK97 gp10 family phage protein: MRRRNSFIRAEVDISLPASIDWREFSAYAEAQLEAIAAEVRNEARASSAFADKTGTLRKSIKIKRERGDDGERVLVVAATAPHAHLVEFGTQGPRKSTKQGRMFLDGVWASDGGLIFAKEVRAMPACPFLRPALAKVMARRMAGFAAGGGAHADFGMPDAFGWEG
- a CDS encoding phage major capsid protein yields the protein MSIQSLREERTAKAREYRNILDQNPGKLPDDIKTKLDALAADITDLDEAIARHEKAVALAADACIISDVTDAAARKAKDTANPAAAIYAKWLRGGDRALSEDDFRVLNTMSTTTDSEGGYTVPRETATSIIEALKAFGGMRDVATIITTASGAPLNYPTSDGTSEEGEIVDQNAAASDADASFGTVGLPVYKFSSKTIAVPIELLQDSGVDIEAFIRSRIATRVARIQNRMFTLGTGTGQPSGILKDISAGKVGATGQAATVTYDDLVDLEHSVDPAYRALGARWMFHDLTLKAVKKLKDGDGRPLWMPDVAGSAPATILGYGYAINQNMAVMAANAKSILFGHLKAYTIRDAMSVEMYRFTDSAFMKKGQIGFLAFCRSGGVNTDTNAIKFYQNSAT
- a CDS encoding phage tail tube protein; translated protein: MPAPTNIIGAARQQTVFAVKETMRGAMAFPAAAAPLIIPAGYVDLSQNPSFTNSEEIKNSRDVLAQFQDAMLAGTFSIPIYARPDGTAGSVPMGDVLFESLLGSKAVSGGSAVVYSPAMSKPSFSLFAKRGHTVFFALGAVAETLRLSAKNKGAVLFEVGGSFMQMGWAGRDAVKTTATADATSVQVYDAKKYTVGAVIWNATKADKGVNGYTVTAVNTITNTLTLSTGVGAGGWTQDDIIEGYLPAGTSVGAPLESRKTSLTIGGITKSIKELSLSYDDKVKMLDDEITTNGYPTDYAENNRSVTGSLSSYFRQNDMAQFMDGIAGSEQAISLIVGDTAGKKLQIDMPRCKLQVPKVSANAPTLDVSIDYTALGTEGEDSITLTWK
- a CDS encoding head-tail connector protein, giving the protein MISIRCIRPATAEPVTLEHVKTHCRVDGSQDDALLMGLISAARQQAEGLIGRVVCESLWDVVVDGGITGPYTFPLSPCTELTEVRVEGNRVDTSRYTFTPSGVSVNERPMLATVTPGSDFPRGNVCMTVKAGWPEVPAPITQWMLVRIGTMYEQREAYAVGHVIGEMPRTFVDALLDPFIIPGGI
- a CDS encoding type II toxin-antitoxin system HicB family antitoxin, which produces MLCYFAAFTPVKEGGFAVHFPDIPEALTQGETFQECLENAEDVLSEAISEYAAARKPLPTPSTLQEAKAYAERNDAGAGESFLQLVQAPGTDTTPVRINVSIPKYVLERIDRKAKALGMNRSRFLSEAALRCAV
- a CDS encoding terminase large subunit; this encodes MAKVSKESSHPHVDAGLQYARDVVAGRTLACKWVRLACKRQLDDLTRWDGVKDAPYYFDRNAAERICRFKELMPHVKGIWARQREKLHLEPWQCFIDTTLFGWKRTADGLRRFREAYEEIPRKNGKSCFVAPLGLYMLTEDGEEGAEVYSGATTEKQAWEVYGPARLMALRAEGFTDHYGVDVRAKNMNILRTASKFEPLIGDPGDGASPHCAIVDEYHEHDGPRLYDTMITGMGARSQPLMVVITTAGFNLGGPCYDMRLRVQKVLDNTLQDNELFGIIYTIDDGDDWQSEESLRKANPNYGVSVRADYLQSQLRKAIQNPSKQNTFKTKHLNVWCNARSAWMNMATWERQADAELRIEDFAGEPCWFALDLASKLDLNAAAYLFKRGEHFYLFADFWLPTDALESVVNADIYRGWSTAGWITLTDGGMVDYDAIEERIKERAKLLTPIEMPYDPFQAAQLVTHLADEGIPMVEFGATVKNFSEPMKQLEALVASGKLHHNGNPVLTWCISNVVCHTDAKDNVFPRKDRAEYKIDGAVAAIMAMGRALAAPVDDGTITQGFVVL
- a CDS encoding phage head closure protein: MGAGSLRHRITLQRMVRTPDGMGGGSDSWVDVDTLWAEVQPLTGKAYMAAKQAQSDVSHRVRIRFREGITPDMRIQVGTRIFQIDAVLCPNERRQDLHLMCVERSIDA
- the gp17 gene encoding tail completion protein gp17 is translated as MQALMQSIYARFAAMPHTPLWASVQGRLYDTEAPERAAMPYIVMTLVSDVSTPFADRCEVQFSIVSNRSSAEEAERIRSALIALYDDCDLPGVGTPNNLGMERTHATRVRDGGLWLYHITYEIWIAKL
- a CDS encoding phage portal protein; this translates as MGWLDRILGRKEVSPKNAASLNLADADSWFETFGGSRVASGVIVNESTAMRFSAVFACVRLIGGAIASAPVKIYRRRRDDGREIAPGHTIASMLRVRPNRFMTAATFWRFLAQSKVLQGNAYAHVIRTRSGDPVALYPIDPRNVAIYWAWELGLDKLPGVERNRLFYRVTWEDGAQSMIDQDDMLHIPNVGWDGKRGLSTISAAAQGIGLGLAAEKSSAAFFANGMQSAFALQYPAKMTPEAVEMIRAHISERYAGAHNHHKPLVLTEGGEAKQLSMTADDAQLIQSRQFSVIDICRFFGVPPVMVGETEKTSSWGAGVEQMARWFTTFTLNDHLTAFEQELEVKIFRGDGHFAEFDESELTRGDTKTRGEYYRTARGSMQEPGFMTVNEIRSAEGLPPIAGGDTMQRPAETRGGKADA
- a CDS encoding type II toxin-antitoxin system HicA family toxin; amino-acid sequence: MKRSDILRALQRAGLVLDEGGKHTKVYTPDGRFVATVPRHKEIKDFLAKRIAEQTGVKLL
- a CDS encoding head maturation protease, ClpP-related, with protein sequence MPNVLRLLRDNAKASARKPMRAEANGEEATIYLYDVIVTDDYWGGVSAEAFVRELNAITASTIHLRINSPGGEVFAARCMEAAIKGHPAKVIAHVDGYAASAASFVAIACDDVLMAPGAFMMIHKAWVFTAGNSDDLIQTASLLEKLDGTLAETYSQKCGKSVSDMAEMMAAETWFTAQEAVEAGLADSIEESAPKAQANWNLGVYAKAPVVDDNVLDADTDDTPDSCERDHYERIARFHEVTA
- a CDS encoding phage terminase small subunit P27 family is translated as MAGRKPIPSNLKVLRGTDQKCRMNPHEARPNPEIPSAPRHLSREALMEWGRITDELHRLGLLSNIDRAALAAYCQAYGRWSEAEAQIYADPDNPRLTTVTANGTTIQHPLVGIANSAALLMHKFLTEFGMTPSSRTRVAAAGNREKNKQGFAALG